The genome window ACCGCCCGCGTTGCGCTGCGACCTCTGATCAGACGTTGTCACCGATCCCCATGCGCACCTGGCTCTCCTGGGCCCGCTCGGCGGCAGCGCTGGCACCGTAGTGCCGCGGCATCGCATCCGAACTCCATCCCAGCAGCAGCATCAGATCCCCAGTGTCGCCGCCGGCGCGCTTCCACTGATGGGCATAGGTGTGGCGCCACCGGTGCGCGTGCAGATGGTCCAGACCCGCCCTCTGTCCCAGCCGCTTGAGACGGATCTTGATGCCGTTGGCATTGAGAGCCTGCCCCCCACGATCAGCCAGCCACAGGTTCGGCAGATCAGCACCCTTGCGCTTGGCGCGCGCCCGCAGATAGCGGCTCAGCGCCCGGGCGGTCTTGGCCCCGATGCGCACCCGCCGGACCTTGCCACCCTTGCCGTAGAGGGTCACCGACTCCGTCTTCAGATCGACATCCTCCAACCTGAGGTGGGCGACCTCGGCCAGCCGGGCCCCGGTGTTGCAGAACAGCCGGATAATCGCCTGATCCCGCAGGCTCAAAAAGTCCTTGCCCTTGCAGACCTCCAGCAGGCGCGTGGTCGCCTCCTCCTCCATCACCGGAACCAGCTTGGTCGGTGCCGTGGGCAACCGCACCCGCTCCATCGGCGAGCGATCGATCTCCTCTTCATCGAGCATCAGCCACTTGAAGAACTGCTGCAGCGCCTTGTGCTTGTTCACCGCCGTGGCCGCCGAGCGCGTCTCGATCATCCACGCCTGGAACGCCTCGATGTGAGCCTTGGCGACCTCGGCCGGGTCCTCGGCCGCCGCGGCAGCCTCAGGGTCAGGTGAGTGCTCAGCGAGATACCGCGCCAGCTGCGCCGCGGCCAGGAGATAGTTGTAGCGGGTGGTCTCCGGGCGGTTGCCGGAACGCAGGCTGCGGTCCCAGTCCCGCAGGTAGCCGGCCCAGGTCACAGACAGGCCGTCAGTGAGCCGTTCAAGATCCATCAGGGGCATCGCGAAGCTCCGAAGTCAAGGTGTCGGTGAGCGGCATGCTTGACTTCGAAGAACGAACATTGATCATGAAAAAAGGGTCTTCACAGGCTCTGACCTGCGAAGACCCTTTCGACCGTCGGGACGGCGGGATTCGAACCCACGACCCCTTGACCCCCAGTCAAGTGCGCTACCAAGCTGCGCCACGTCCCGGCCGCATCCCCTCCGTGGGGTGCGTGAACAGCTTACCCCACCCCTCTCCGGGCGATCAGCAACCCCCCTAGGCGGGGTGTTCGCGCTGGTCAGCCGGTGGCGGGCTGGGGTGTGGGAGAGTGGTGATCATGAGCCGAGGGAGCTTGGCGGGGGTCTCCCGCGTGTTGGACCACCTGGTGTTCGCCGGCCCGGATCTCGGGGAGGCGGTGGCGCTGGTCGAGGGGTTGACCGGGGTTCGGTCGGTGCCCGGTGGGCGGCACGCGGGCAAGGGCACGGCGAACCACCTGCTGGGGCTAGGTGGGCGCGCGTACTTGGAGGTCATCGGTCCCGATCCGGAGGCGGCTGAGCCGTCGGGGCCGCGGCCGTTCGGGATCGACGAGCTGAGCGAGCCTCGCCTGGTGACCTGGGCGGTTCAGACCACCGATCTCGATGCGGATGTGCGGGCTGCCCGCGACGGCGGGTGGGATCCCGGTGCGCCTGAGGCGATGTCGCGCCGCACGCCGGGTGGGGAGTTGCTGGAGTGGCGGTTGACGCCGTTTTCGTATTCGGACGGTCCGGTGCCGTTCCTCATCGACTGGGGCGAATCCCGGCATCCGAGTGAGGGCCTGCCGGTGGTGCCGTTGCGTTCCATGTTCGGCGTGCATCCTCGGGTGGAGGCGAACATGGCGCTGGAGGCGCTCGGCGTCGAGATGGAGGTGCAGGCTGGCACCCGGCCCGCCCTGGTCGCGACGTTGGAGGGCAAGACCGGTCCGGTCGTGCTGCTGTGAGGCAGCGAGTCTGATCAGTGGCGAGCGGGACGGCGCACCGGGAAGTCGGATGGGCGGCGATGAAGCGGGAGCCCGGAGTCGTGTCGACCCCGGGCTCCCGGTTCAGGAATGCGGCTTGGAATTCCCGTGCCGCGTATTGGTGTTCGCTGGGCTCAGTCCAGTGAGGACTGCTTGGTCTCCTTGCTCAGCAGCAGCGCGAGCAGCGTGATCGCTGCCATCGCCGCGAGGTAGACGCCGACCCAGCCGAGTCCGTGGCTGCTGGCGAGCCAGGTGGCGATGTACGGCGCGACCGACGCACCGAGCAGTCCGGCGACGTTGTAGGCGACCGAGGCGCCGGTGTAGCGCACCGCGGTCGGGAACAGTTCCGGCAGCACCGCTCCCATCGGGCCGAACGTCATGCCCATCAGGCCGAGGCCGACCACCAGGAAGGACACGGTCGCCACGGTCGAGTTCGCGCCGAACCAGGGGCCGAGCAGCAGGCCGAAGACGATGATGGCCGCCGTCGTCACCAGCAGTGTCGAGCGACGCCCGTAGCGGTCGGCCAGCACGCCGGCGACCGGTGTCGCCAGGGCGAAGAAGACCACGCCGATCAGCAGCATCACCAGGAACGCGGATCGGTCGTAGCCCAGGCCCGTCTTCGCGGTCCCGTAGGAGAGGGAGAAGACGGTCATCAGGTAGAACAGCACGTAGGTGGCGAGCATGATGAACGTGCCCAGCACCAGTGCCTTGAAGTCGGCGCGGAAGACCTGGGCCAGCGGCACCTTGGCCCGCGCGTCGCGCTCGACGACCTTGGCGAACGCCGGGGTCTCGTGCAGCGTCAGTCGCACCCACAGCCCGACCGCGACCAGCGCCGCCGACACCAGGAACGGCACCCGCCAGCCCCAGGCGAGGAAGGTCTCGTCGCTCATCACTTCCGACAGCAGCAGGAACAGGCCGTTGGCGAAGAAGAACCCGATCGGCGCTCCGAGCTGCGGGAAGGTGCCGAAGAACGCGCGCCGGTTCGGCGGCGCGTTCTCGGTCGCCAGCAGGGCCGCGCCGCCCCACTCGCCGCCGAGTCCGAGGCCCTGGCCGAAGCGGCACAGCGCCAGCAGCAGCGGCGCCACGATGCCGATCTGCTCGTAACCTGGCAGCACGCCGATCACGACGGTGGAGATGCCCATCGTCAGCAGCGAGGCGACCAGCGTGGACTTGCGGCCGATGCGATCGCCGAAGTGGCCGAACAGCGCCGAGCCGAGAGGGCGCGCGACGAAGGCGATCGCGAAGGTCGCCAGCGACTGCAGCGTCGCGGCCGTGGCGTCCCCCGCCGGGAAGAACATGTGGGGGAACACCAGGACAGCGGCGGTGGCGTAGACGTAGAAGTCGTAGAACTCGATCGAGGTTCCCGCGAGGCTGGCCACCACGACCTGGCGGGTCGAGTTCCGAGGAGCCTGGTCTGAGCTCTCCGCGTCCGGAGCGGGAGCGTGGCCGACAGCCATGGTGCCGAACCTCCTGGGTAACACGATTGGTCGAACGAAACTCTAGCGGGCGGTGACCACGTATCGAGACCCGCCTCCCAAATCATGGGCGGAGGAGGGAAGCGGGAGAGGCGGGGCGGGGGCGGAGGCGAAGTAGGCAGCGGGGGGTGGAAACGGGGACCGAGGCGGAGGCGGCGAAGGGCGGAGGTGGAGGGGGAGACCGCGCGCGGCGGAGGCGGGACAGAGCGGGCGGACATTTGGTCGGCGCAGGGGCGACCCGGGCTTCAGCGCGGGGCTCGGTATGGGTGCAGGGTCGCGTGGCAGCGCAGGGCGGGGACTGTGGCGACCGGCGGGCAGGGAAGAGAGGGGCTGAGCCGTCGGACAGGCGTGCGCTGGGCGGATAGGACACGCGGCGGAGGGCGTGGCCCGGAGGGGGCGCGCATGCGGAAAGCGCCTTGCCGGATGGAGCGGCGGCGTGGGCAGGCAGGCAAGCCAGAGCAGCCGGGCGGCTGTCGCGCGTCGCTCGGCCCGCATCGTGGGCAGGACGCCAGACGGCGAGCATGGCTGACGCGTTCGGCAATGCCTGGGGTGAACTGGCGCTGTGTCGGCATCCGGGATGTGGGATGCCGACACGGCAGCGGGTGAGGACGCCGACAGGCGCCGGTGGCGGATGACGCCGGAGGGGGTTGCTCAGTGGGGCGCTACTCGGCGCCTGGACGTCAGTGGGCGAGGAAGTCGGCGAGCAGGCCGGTGAGGCGAGCCGGGGCGTCCTCCTGCACGAGGTGGCCCGCGTCGTCGATCAGCTCCAGGCGGGCGCCGGGGATCTGTTGCGCCAGCCGGGTCCCGCGTTCGGCAGGCAGCCAGCTGTCCTCGCGGCCCCATGCGATGAGGACGGGGCAGTCCAGGTCGCCGTAGCGGTCTTCGACCTCCTGCGTGTGGCGTTCGTCGGCCTGGGCGATCTGGCGGTAGAAGGCGGGCTGCCCGGTCTCCCCCAGCCAGGGCTCGGTGAGGGCGTCGAGCGTGGGCGATGGGAGTTCCCGGTGCGCGGCGGTGGCGATGTAGCGGCGCACCAGAGCCTCGTGCAGTTGCGGCGGCAGGGCTTCGAAGACGTCGGCGTTGTCGTGGACGAGCCGGAAGAAGTTTGAGCCCCAGGGCCGCAGGCTGACCGCGTCGACGAGCACGAACCGCTCATACCGGACACCGTCGAGCAGCGCGGTCCGCAGGGACACCGCTCCGCCGAAGTCGTGGGCGACGACGGCAGGCGAGCGCAGGCCCCAGTGCTCCAGCAGGCCGGTGAAGACCTCCTGTTGCGCCGCGAGCGAGACGTCCTGCCCGGCGCGCTTCTCCGAGAGGCCGTAGCCGGGCATGTCCCAGACGTAGACGCGGTGGCGCGTCGCGAGCCCGGCAGCCACGTCGCGCCAGACGTAGGACGAGAAGGGCGTGCCGTGCAGCAGGACCACGGGCGGCCCGTCACCGAAGCTCGCCCATCGCACCTGGCCCTGCGGCGAGTCGTAGGTCTCGGTCAGCTTCCAGCTCATTTCGGCACCTCCGTTACCGGCTAATCCGTTCAAGCAGTAACGTTACCATCAAGCGGGCCCTGTGGGTAAAGTGAGCTTGTGGGATACGACCGGCCTGCCGCGCCCGACGCGCTCGGGACGATCGAGGCGTTCTGCAACTCCGCGCGCTTCCTCTACGACGAGGACGCCTTCCTGACGGTGGACGGCACCGCTCGGTGGCTTCGCGAGCACGGCCGCTCAGCGGTCGGACTGGACGACCCCAAGAGACACCAGCTAGTCCGGCTGCGCGAAGCGATCCGCGATCACGTCGAGTCGGGCCAGGAGTCCGGGACGCTCAACGAGTTCGCGCGGAAGGCGCTGGGGCCACCGCGATGGGACGAGGCGGGGAACGCGGAGATCCCCGTCAACGGAGAGTCCGTTGTGGACAGTATTGCGGGGCAACTGCTTTCGGCGCTGTTCGTCGAGGAACTGACCGGGCGGCGGGGCAGGCTGAAGGTCTGCCGCTCTGGCGACTGCCGTTGGCTGTTCTACGACCGCTCACCGGCCAACAACAGCGTCTGGTGCAGCATGAGCATCTGCGGTGCCCGCCACAAGATGCGCTCGTACCGCAAGCGGAGCGAGGGGAAATAGAGTCACGAACCCAGCGGGCGGCGGGCGACTATGCCGCCGGGTCGAGGTTGCCGAAGCGGGCCACGTAGTGCCAGACGCGCTTGAGCGCCTGCTGGTCGTGGTTGCCGGTGCGGGCCGCGTCGCCGATGGTGCGGGGTGTCAGGCGTCCGTCCTCGGCCAGGGAGAGGCCGAGGTCGATGTACTGCCGGCCGCGGTAGTCCGGGTGCCGCCGCAGTTCTTCTGTCGTCAGCGAGAAGCCGGGGTGCCACTCGATGCGGCAGGCCAGCCCTGTGGCCGCCCGCTCGACGTCGGTGCCGCGGTAGCTGGGGTCGAGCACGATCGCTTCGACGTCGCGCGTGAGGTCGAGCGGGCCGTGGACGTGTGCCTCGATGTAGTCGTCGAGCGGGTCGCGGTGGTCGGCGCGTGCGGTTTCGATCAGCGTCGAAAGCCGTTGCGCCACACCGAAGTCCGTCGGCTCGAACACGCTGTCGGGGTAGCAGAACGTCGTGCGCTCCAGGACCGCCGGGGCCAGCCGCAGGTGGGACGAGCCGAACCGCGGTGATCCGCCTACTGCGCGGCGGCGGAAGTTCAGCGACCCGTACTTCGGACGCTGCTCCGCTGCCGCGTGGTCGTAGGCACCGGCGAAGATGCGGCTCTCCCACCGCCAGCGGTCGCCGCCGGGATGGGCGGTCAGCCCGCCGTTGCTGGTTCCGGTCTCGAACTGCGAGCGGTACATGCCGTCGCGCACCATCGCGTCGATGATCGGGATGCCGCCCACGAGCCGGTCGGGGTGGAAGTGCAGCGTCACCGGTGGTGGATCGTCGACCGGTCCGCCTTCGGCGAGCCCGGCGACGTGCGCGATCGCCCGTTCCCAGGCAGAACCGTCGCACCCCGCGGAAGATGCATGCACCGAACCACCTCCGGTCCACGGCGCTGCCGGCGGCGCACCGTGGTGAGCGGTGTCCTCGCCCGGACACCGCTCACCACGTCCTGTCACACCACGGCTTGGTCGGACTCCGGGCCTCGCTCGGCGCCGCGCACGGGAAGTGCCTCGAACGCCGCGGGCGGGTCCTGCCACAGCGGGGCCGAGACGCCGTCCTGGATGGCCTGCCAGACCCGTTGCGGGGTGGCCGGCATGTCGATGTGGCGGACTCCGAGGTGCTTGACGGCGTCGACCACGGCGTTCTGCACCGCCGGCGTCGCGCCGATGGTCGCCGCCTCGCCGATGCCCTTGGCGCCCAACGGGTTCAGCGGTGTCGGCGTCTCGGTGCCGGAGACCTCCAGCGCCGGCACGTCCGCCGCCGAGGGCACCGCGTAGTCGGCCAGGGTCGCGGTCTGGGGGTTGCCCTCCTCGTCGTAGGACATGTGCTCCCACAGCGCCTGCGCCATGCCCTGCACCACCCCGCCGTGCTGCTGGCCGCGCACGATGAGCGGGTTGAGCACCCGCCCGCAGTCGTCGACGGCGACGTGGCGCAGCGGGCGCACGAGTCCGGTCTCCACGTCGACCTCGACGACCGATACGTGCGCGCCGAACGGGAAGGTCGCCCCGCCCGGCGTGAAGTCGGCGTGCTCGGCCAGCGCTCCGCCGTCGGCCGACGCCGCCCGCACCAGGTCCGGCCAGCTCACCTTCGCCGCCGGTGCGCCCGTGACGCCGAGTCCGTCACCGGTCGGCTCGAGGTCCTCCACCGCGGCCTCCAGCTGTGCGGCGGCCAGCTCCCTGGCCCGCCGCAGCACCAGCTCGCCCGCCTCCCGCACCGCGCTGCCGCCGAGCTGCAGCGAGCGGGAGCCGCCGGTGCCCTCGCCCCTCGCCACGGTCGCGGTGTCGGACTGGACGAACTCGATCGACTCCATCGGGATGCCCAGCAGGTCGTTGACGATCATCGCGAACGACGTCGCATGCCCCTGGCCGTGCGAGGAGGTGCCGACCTTGATCGTGGCGCGGCCGTCGTCGTGCACCTCGACCTCGGCGTACTCGCCGCCACCGCCGCCGGTGATCTCGACGTAGCTGCTCACGCCGATGCCCAGCAGCCGGGTCTCCCCCGCCTCGATGCGGCGTGCCTGCTCGGCGCGCAGCGCCTCGTAGTCCACCAGCCGCAGGGCCTCGGTGAGCGGCAGGTCGTAGTCGCCGCTGTCGTACTCGGTGCCGACGACGGTCTTGTACGGGAAGACGTCGTTGGCCAGGAAGTTCTTGCGCCGCAGTGCGACGGGGTCCATGTCGAGTCCGGTGGCGGCCAGATCGATCATGCGTTCCAGCATGGACGCCGCTTCGGGACGTCCGGCGCCGCGGAACGCGCCGACCGGCGTCGTGTTGGTCAGCGCGGCGATCGCGTCGTAGGCGATCCGGGGGATGTTGTAGACGCCTTGGGCCATCGAGCGGGTCGAGCCCATCGCGAGCAGGCCGTTGAACCCGGCGTAGGCGCCGCAGTCGCCGACCACGCGGCAGCGCAGGCCGACGATCTCGCCGTCGCGCCGCAGCCCCAGCTCGGCGTACTGCACCTGGCCGCGGCCGTGCGGCATGCCCTGCATGTTCTCCGAGCGGGTCTCGACCCACTTGGCCGGACGTCCCAGCCTGCGCGCGATGCCGATGACGACGGCGTGTTCGGCGCCGAGCCCTGCCTTGCCGCCGAAGGCACCTCCGACGTGCGGGGCGATGACGCGCACCCGCTCCGGTGCGATGCCGAACGCCCCGGCGACGCCGTCGCGCAGCGCGTGCGGCATCTGCGTCGACACGTGCACCGTCAGGTCGTGGTCGTCGTCCGGTCCGCCGGGCACCGCCGTGACGGCGTTGCCCTCCATCGGCACCACGGCGACCCGCTGGTTCTCGATCCGGGCGCGCACCACGACGTCGGAGCCTTCGAGCACCTCGGCGCCGGCGGAGTCCCGTTCGCCCGCGGCGATGTTGGAGCCCAGGTCCGGGAACTGCGTCGGCGCGCCGGGCGCCAGCGCCGCCTCGGGGTCGGCCACCGCGGGCAGTGGCTCGTAGTCGACGTCGACCAGCTCCAGCGCGTCGGTCACCGCCTCGCTGCTCTCGCCGACGACCGCGACGACCGGCTCGCCGACGAAGCGGACCCGGTCGGTGGCCAGCGCGGGCCGCGCGCACTGGGGATTGACCACGATGAACGGCGGCGGCACCGGCAGGTCCAGGTCCGCGGCCGTGTAGACGGCGACGATGCCGGGAGCCGACGCGGCGGCCTCGGTGTCGATCGACGTGACGAGCGCGTGTGCCAGGGGTGAGCGCACGAAACCGACGTGCACCAGGCCCTCGACTTCCAGGTTGCCGACGTAGCTGCCTCGTCCGTGCAGCAAATCAGGGTCCTCGACCCTGGGGACCTCGTTACCGAGCAGTGATCCCACCATGGCACGAGCCTATCCGCGCGAAGCGCCGCGAGCACGGCTTCGGGGTGATCTTCAGGCCGAGGCGACCTCGACCTCCGGCGTGTGCTGGAGCAGCGGTTCGGCCTCGGTGAAGGCCAGCGGCTCGGGCATCTCGTAGCGCGGGCGGACGTGGCTGAGCTCGCGGTGCGCGCGCGCCAGGCTCGCGAAGTCGCGGGGGTAGGCGCGCTGGTCGACGCCCAGCAGTGTCCCGGTCTTCCTGGCCCGCGCGGCCAGTTCCCGCCAGGCCCGGATGCCGGTGAGCCCGACCGACTCGACGCCGTGGGAGAACAGCATGATCCGGATCTCGTCGTAGGTGCGGGCGGTGTCGATGTAGGAGAGCAGGGCGTCGTGCGAGCCTTCGGCGTTGAACGACATCCAGAACGGCACGGAACCGGTTCGCGACGTCCACCACGGTTCAAGCAGCAGGAAGCACTCGGCCAGCAGCCGGTTGCCGGGCAGGCCGCGCCGGTCGTACCACTGCCGGTAGAGGTCGGCCACGACCGGGCTCAGCAGCTCCGGTTCGGCGAAGGTCAGGCGCCGCAGGCCGAAACCCTCCTGGCGGGCGAACTCGGTGACGCTGTCCAGCAGCGCCGGGTCGAACCCCCACTCGGCCTCGGGAGCCTCGCCGTCGGGTTCGGGCGGGTCCCAGCTCGTGCGCCCGGCTCCGTAGCGCTTGAGCATGCGCGCCACTCGGGGGCCGCCCCGGTGGTACTCGTCGGCCGTGGCTCCGCCCAGCGCGCCGAACTGGAACAGGTGGCGGTCGCCGACCCGCGTGACCGGCCACTGCAGTCCGCACTCGGCGGTGACCACGATGCCGCCGGGCGCCAGGTGGTCGCGGATGAAGCGCCGGTAGGCCAGCGGCAGGCGCTGCCACTTGACCCGGAAGTACGACATCCCGGCGATCATCAGCCGGTCCTGGTTCGGGTCGTGCATGTGGTGCAGCACCAGGTCGGAGTTGGCCGACAGCAGCGCCCGGCCGGGTTCGGTGCCGGCCGCGAGCTCGGCGCGCGCGTCGTCGCGGTCCACTCCCCTGCGCCGCACCGGGATCAGCAGCGTCTGGGGCAGCCACGGCGCGTCCAGCGCGGCGGCCAGGTGGACCAGCGCGCCGTTGGACGAGCCGACGAAGATCACCGGGTAGCGGCGTTTCGGGTAGTGGTCGGTGACCCAGCCCGCGACGGCCTCCGCGTCGATCTCGCCGACGCGGTCGCGGGGCACCGCCTCGCCGACGCCGCTGAACGCGTACGCCTGCTCCGCGAGCCGCCTGGGCAGGTGGTTGACCGTGCCGAGGGCCGCGGAGAGCAGCGGCTCCAGCGCCGAGGGCGCCTGCCCGATCGCCGGGACGTCCGCACCGGCCAGGAACCGGGACAGTGCGCGCAGCATGCCGGTGGCGGAGTCGAACGAAGCGACCGCGCGTGCTGGTTTCATGCAGCCTCCTCGCCTACCGCCGAGGACCTGGTCACCGCGTGGCCGGGCGGGCGGTGATCCTCCGGAAGCCACCTCAGTACCCGGTACGGGGCGGTTCCACACATCGCCCGAACGGGAGTGCTACGAACACCGGACCCGGTCAGGGCGGCGCCGTGGCCAGTCGCCCTCGCTCTGACCAGCCGGCACGGCCCGGCGCCCCGGGATGCGGCTATTGGTTCCGGGAGTCGGTGTCACCGGTTCCCGTCTGGGGGCCGGGGGGCGAGTTCGG of Saccharopolyspora erythraea contains these proteins:
- a CDS encoding MFS transporter, with amino-acid sequence MAVGHAPAPDAESSDQAPRNSTRQVVVASLAGTSIEFYDFYVYATAAVLVFPHMFFPAGDATAATLQSLATFAIAFVARPLGSALFGHFGDRIGRKSTLVASLLTMGISTVVIGVLPGYEQIGIVAPLLLALCRFGQGLGLGGEWGGAALLATENAPPNRRAFFGTFPQLGAPIGFFFANGLFLLLSEVMSDETFLAWGWRVPFLVSAALVAVGLWVRLTLHETPAFAKVVERDARAKVPLAQVFRADFKALVLGTFIMLATYVLFYLMTVFSLSYGTAKTGLGYDRSAFLVMLLIGVVFFALATPVAGVLADRYGRRSTLLVTTAAIIVFGLLLGPWFGANSTVATVSFLVVGLGLMGMTFGPMGAVLPELFPTAVRYTGASVAYNVAGLLGASVAPYIATWLASSHGLGWVGVYLAAMAAITLLALLLSKETKQSSLD
- a CDS encoding CGNR zinc finger domain-containing protein produces the protein MGYDRPAAPDALGTIEAFCNSARFLYDEDAFLTVDGTARWLREHGRSAVGLDDPKRHQLVRLREAIRDHVESGQESGTLNEFARKALGPPRWDEAGNAEIPVNGESVVDSIAGQLLSALFVEELTGRRGRLKVCRSGDCRWLFYDRSPANNSVWCSMSICGARHKMRSYRKRSEGK
- a CDS encoding DUF3626 domain-containing protein, which codes for MTLHFHPDRLVGGIPIIDAMVRDGMYRSQFETGTSNGGLTAHPGGDRWRWESRIFAGAYDHAAAEQRPKYGSLNFRRRAVGGSPRFGSSHLRLAPAVLERTTFCYPDSVFEPTDFGVAQRLSTLIETARADHRDPLDDYIEAHVHGPLDLTRDVEAIVLDPSYRGTDVERAATGLACRIEWHPGFSLTTEELRRHPDYRGRQYIDLGLSLAEDGRLTPRTIGDAARTGNHDQQALKRVWHYVARFGNLDPAA
- a CDS encoding xanthine dehydrogenase family protein molybdopterin-binding subunit; protein product: MVGSLLGNEVPRVEDPDLLHGRGSYVGNLEVEGLVHVGFVRSPLAHALVTSIDTEAAASAPGIVAVYTAADLDLPVPPPFIVVNPQCARPALATDRVRFVGEPVVAVVGESSEAVTDALELVDVDYEPLPAVADPEAALAPGAPTQFPDLGSNIAAGERDSAGAEVLEGSDVVVRARIENQRVAVVPMEGNAVTAVPGGPDDDHDLTVHVSTQMPHALRDGVAGAFGIAPERVRVIAPHVGGAFGGKAGLGAEHAVVIGIARRLGRPAKWVETRSENMQGMPHGRGQVQYAELGLRRDGEIVGLRCRVVGDCGAYAGFNGLLAMGSTRSMAQGVYNIPRIAYDAIAALTNTTPVGAFRGAGRPEAASMLERMIDLAATGLDMDPVALRRKNFLANDVFPYKTVVGTEYDSGDYDLPLTEALRLVDYEALRAEQARRIEAGETRLLGIGVSSYVEITGGGGGEYAEVEVHDDGRATIKVGTSSHGQGHATSFAMIVNDLLGIPMESIEFVQSDTATVARGEGTGGSRSLQLGGSAVREAGELVLRRARELAAAQLEAAVEDLEPTGDGLGVTGAPAAKVSWPDLVRAASADGGALAEHADFTPGGATFPFGAHVSVVEVDVETGLVRPLRHVAVDDCGRVLNPLIVRGQQHGGVVQGMAQALWEHMSYDEEGNPQTATLADYAVPSAADVPALEVSGTETPTPLNPLGAKGIGEAATIGATPAVQNAVVDAVKHLGVRHIDMPATPQRVWQAIQDGVSAPLWQDPPAAFEALPVRGAERGPESDQAVV
- a CDS encoding tyrosine-type recombinase/integrase, with product MPLMDLERLTDGLSVTWAGYLRDWDRSLRSGNRPETTRYNYLLAAAQLARYLAEHSPDPEAAAAAEDPAEVAKAHIEAFQAWMIETRSAATAVNKHKALQQFFKWLMLDEEEIDRSPMERVRLPTAPTKLVPVMEEEATTRLLEVCKGKDFLSLRDQAIIRLFCNTGARLAEVAHLRLEDVDLKTESVTLYGKGGKVRRVRIGAKTARALSRYLRARAKRKGADLPNLWLADRGGQALNANGIKIRLKRLGQRAGLDHLHAHRWRHTYAHQWKRAGGDTGDLMLLLGWSSDAMPRHYGASAAAERAQESQVRMGIGDNV
- a CDS encoding VOC family protein, translated to MLDHLVFAGPDLGEAVALVEGLTGVRSVPGGRHAGKGTANHLLGLGGRAYLEVIGPDPEAAEPSGPRPFGIDELSEPRLVTWAVQTTDLDADVRAARDGGWDPGAPEAMSRRTPGGELLEWRLTPFSYSDGPVPFLIDWGESRHPSEGLPVVPLRSMFGVHPRVEANMALEALGVEMEVQAGTRPALVATLEGKTGPVVLL
- a CDS encoding alpha/beta fold hydrolase; translated protein: MSWKLTETYDSPQGQVRWASFGDGPPVVLLHGTPFSSYVWRDVAAGLATRHRVYVWDMPGYGLSEKRAGQDVSLAAQQEVFTGLLEHWGLRSPAVVAHDFGGAVSLRTALLDGVRYERFVLVDAVSLRPWGSNFFRLVHDNADVFEALPPQLHEALVRRYIATAAHRELPSPTLDALTEPWLGETGQPAFYRQIAQADERHTQEVEDRYGDLDCPVLIAWGREDSWLPAERGTRLAQQIPGARLELIDDAGHLVQEDAPARLTGLLADFLAH